The region TTGAACACCTATCTCGACTTTTGTTGTACCTAGTCTAAGCATTTGATCTACATGTTTCTCTCTACACCAATCAGGTCTTGTTTCAAGTGTAAGGCCAACAATCCTTATATATGCTTTCTCATTTCTAAGCTGAGCATCTTCGAGAGATGGAAATACCTCTGGCCTAGGACTAGGATATCTATTAGCAGCTTCGTATATGTTGGTTATAAACCATTCTTGATAATATAGCGGCATAGCCGTAAATGTTCCACCCATAACTATAACCTCAACTTTACTAGGTATATGGCCTATCACTTCATACTGTCTCAACCTCAACCACATCTGTAGATAGGGATCAAAATCTGTCTGTAAACCCCTCATGAGTGCAGGTTCGTTGCCTACGTAACTTTGAGGAGTACCTTGATCAGGTCCTCCTGGACAGTAGGCACATTTTCCATGAGGACATGGGTAAGGCTTAGACATAACAGCTACAACTGTTATTCCGGACAGCATTCTCGTAGGTCTCCTAATTTTCTTCTCTATAGACATGAACTCTCTATTACCTCCTCAACTATCTATCCTAATTTGGTTTTTATGCTGTACGCCTTTTAAACTAGTGTTATGAGGATATATTTAAACTATTTAAACTGTTTATCTCCTGACAATATATGGTTGTCTCGGTATGCGGAAGGTGTATAGACTTCAGGCAATAGGAGGCTCATACTATATAGCTCTACCTAAAGAATGGCTTAAGAGGTTCGGCTTAGGCAAAGGATCACATGTAGAAGTAGTGATAGAGGATGATGGTACACTAAGGATAAAACCTATCGAGATACAGGAAGAAGTTCAAGAAGAGTTGTCGAAGATAGAGGTAGAGGTTCAAGATAGAGAAACATTATTCTCACTCTTAATCACGCTATACCTCAGAGGATACGATATTATATCACTTAGGTTTAAGGGAAGCGCAATAGCTTCAGCTATAAGAGATGCTGTGAATAGAGCTAAAAACATACTTCTTGGATTCGAAATAGTTGATGAAGACAGTTCCAGTATAGTTCTCCAGGTTTTATCTTCAAGTGATACCGAAATACATACACTTATTAAAAACATGTATAGAATATCGAGATCAATGTATCTAGACTCTATAGTAGCTCTCATTGAGAGAGATGCTGAAAAAGCGTACTCAGTTGAAGCAAGAGATCAGGATCTAAACAGACTCTACTTCTATATAACGCGAGTGATAAGGAAGAAGGTTGTATCAGGTATTGTTGAACCTAAAGAGTTGTTAAAGCTTGTGGATCTGAGAATGGTTGTAAAAGCTATAGAAGAAATAGGTGATGATGCCAAAAAAGTGGCGAAAATAGTTCAGGAAGTTATACTGAATGATATAGAGATTGATATAAATAACGCAGAGAAGTTGAAGATGTATGTCGATGAACTAGATGAGATATACAGGAATATTGTGAATAAGATAGAGAAAGTGGTGCCACTTCCAGAGCTACTCGAATCTCTCTATACATGTGAAAAGATTAGGTCAGGGCTACACAATTTCAGAAAAGATTTAATAGAGAAAGATCCGAAAGCTCTTACGCTACTGAGCGAGGCAATCTATAGCTATGAAGATATAGCTACGCATGTATACGATATCATAAGCTTAATCTCTTCATCAATATAGCTTGTTTCTCTAAATTATTCTATAAGTACCTAGATCTAGAGTAATTTTCTTCAAGATGTAGCTTTATCAAAACGTATATATGTTGTGAATTATGTAATCATCATAAGTTAAATTGATGCAAAGTTAAATCATGGGCTAAAGTGATTAATTTCCTATATCTGTTTGATGTAACTACATACCTCTAGCTAATCAGCTAGACACTAGTTTACCGTTCTTAAGAAATATTCTTTTATCTATATCTATATCCGGTATGTTCTCTATGTGAGATGCTATCACTATACCTACTCCTTCTTCACGAAGATCTAATAGTATTTCAATGACCTTCCTTTTTTTCTCTTCATCAAGATTTGCAAAAGATTCATCAAGAAACAGTACCTGTGGTTGTACTACGAGAGCACGTACTATTGCTACAAGTTGTGCTAAACCTATAGAAAGTTTATGTACAGGACGCTCAGATAGATCAGCTATTCCTAATCTATCGAGAATATCTTTAGCTATATCCATGGCCTTATATTTATTGATCCCTCTTAACGTTAATCCAAAGACAATGTTATCGATGACGCTTCCCCTAATGAGTATGGGTTTCTCATGAACATAGACAACATGTCTACGAATCATAGTTCTAGTTTTTTCATCTAGTTTCCAGAAATCTTTTCCATCTGTAATCACGTAGCCCTTTGTAGGTCTATATATAAGGGATGCTATTTTCATGAGCGTTGTTTTGCCACTTCCATTAGATCCCACTATATGTACTACTTCATTAGTTCTGAAAACTACTGATATATTTTCTAAGACCCATTCTTTATCGTACCTATAGTACACATTGTTTAGCTCTATATCCATGCTACACGAACCCTAGTCAGAAGTTTAACAGCTATAGATATCGATACAGTTAGCAGAAGAAGTATTAAACTTAGAGCTATAGCTTCTTCAAATTCTCCTTTAGCAATTTCTAAAGCTATAGCTGTAGTCATTACGCGTGTGTAACCCTTTATATTTCCGCCAATCATCATAGCTATACCTAATTCGCCAATAGCTCTAGAGAAACCCATTATACATGAAGCTATAATGCTGGATATAGATTGATTTAATACAAACACTGTCTTCTGGTATTTATTTGCTCCAAGAGATAAAGCTAGCTCACTATATAATGCGGCTGTATCTTTCAAAGATCTATAGATAGTTGAAACTATAAGTGGTGTGATTAGTATTGATTCACCGATTATTAT is a window of Ignisphaera sp. DNA encoding:
- a CDS encoding phosphate uptake regulator PhoU, with translation MRKVYRLQAIGGSYYIALPKEWLKRFGLGKGSHVEVVIEDDGTLRIKPIEIQEEVQEELSKIEVEVQDRETLFSLLITLYLRGYDIISLRFKGSAIASAIRDAVNRAKNILLGFEIVDEDSSSIVLQVLSSSDTEIHTLIKNMYRISRSMYLDSIVALIERDAEKAYSVEARDQDLNRLYFYITRVIRKKVVSGIVEPKELLKLVDLRMVVKAIEEIGDDAKKVAKIVQEVILNDIEIDINNAEKLKMYVDELDEIYRNIVNKIEKVVPLPELLESLYTCEKIRSGLHNFRKDLIEKDPKALTLLSEAIYSYEDIATHVYDIISLISSSI
- a CDS encoding ATP-binding cassette domain-containing protein produces the protein MDIELNNVYYRYDKEWVLENISVVFRTNEVVHIVGSNGSGKTTLMKIASLIYRPTKGYVITDGKDFWKLDEKTRTMIRRHVVYVHEKPILIRGSVIDNIVFGLTLRGINKYKAMDIAKDILDRLGIADLSERPVHKLSIGLAQLVAIVRALVVQPQVLFLDESFANLDEEKKRKVIEILLDLREEGVGIVIASHIENIPDIDIDKRIFLKNGKLVSS
- a CDS encoding ABC transporter permease, whose product is MINDFMGTVFRSIYIAGTATLLSCLWSIPLAYIITFRFRNRYIVEALTEAFVGIPTVVLGLLLYMLFSSSGPLGSLKLLYTPTAIIIGESILITPLIVSTIYRSLKDTAALYSELALSLGANKYQKTVFVLNQSISSIIASCIMGFSRAIGELGIAMMIGGNIKGYTRVMTTAIALEIAKGEFEEAIALSLILLLLTVSISIAVKLLTRVRVAWI